From a region of the Coffea arabica cultivar ET-39 chromosome 3e, Coffea Arabica ET-39 HiFi, whole genome shotgun sequence genome:
- the LOC113736617 gene encoding calmodulin-like protein 3, with amino-acid sequence MPSILLRIFFLYNLLNTFLLSLVPKKLRTFLPTSWYPSSPQPPLNFFKKKDNTTPPSSTTNPSSSLPASSPRSIRRRMDADELRRVFQMFDRNGDGRITKKELNDSLENMGIFIPDKELAQMIAKIDVNGDGCVDIDEFGSLYQSIMDERDEDEDMREAFNVFDQNGDGFITVDELKTVLQSLGLKQGRTFEDCKNMIMKVDVDGDGRVNFNEFKQMMRGGGFAALS; translated from the coding sequence ATGCCATCCATTTTGTTGAGGATTTTCTTCCTATACAATCTCCTCAACACATTCCTCCTTTCCTTGGTTCCTAAGAAGCTTAGAACCTTTCTCCCCACTTCTTGGTACCCTTCATCACCACAACCACCActaaattttttcaagaaaaaggatAATACAACTCCACCTTCGTCCACCACCAACCCTTCCTCTTCGTTGCCGGCCTCATCTCCTCGAAGCATTAGACGCAGGATGGATGCGGACGAGCTCAGACGGGTTTTCCAAATGTTTGATAGAAACGGGGACGGACGGATCACAAAGAAGGAGCTGAATGACTCGTTGGAGAACATGGGAATATTCATCCCTGACAAGGAGCTAGCTCAAATGATTGCCAAAATCGACGTCAATGGCGATGGATGCGTGGACATTGACGAGTTTGGATCTTTGTACCAATCCATCATGGACGAGCGCGACGAGGACGAAGACATGAGAGAGGCTTTCAACGTTTTTGATCAAAATGGCGACGGATTTATCACGGTGGACGAGTTGAAAACCGTCTTGCAATCGCTCGGCCTCAAGCAAGGTAGGACTTTTGAAGATTGCAAGAACATGATCATGAAAGTTGATGTGGATGGAGATGGTAGGGTAAATTTCAACGAGTTCAAGCAAATGATGAGAGGGGGAGGATTTGCTGCATtatcttga